The Sphingobacteriaceae bacterium genome has a segment encoding these proteins:
- a CDS encoding DUF2723 domain-containing protein: protein MTKPFIKLNNIIGWIVWAIATFTYCSTIEPTASFWDCGEYIACAYKLEVGHPPGAPFFLLIGRFFSLLGGNDPAHAGMMINIMSALSSSFTILFLFWTITRIGIRAIGNKVSELAQPQQWAVLGAATIGALAYTFSDSFWFSAVEGEVYAMSSFFTAVVFWAILKWDEEDSENPVGALRWLVLISFLIGMSIGVHLLNLLVIPAIGFVIYFKKYKFSWKGFFIAGISSVFILGLVQNLIIPKIVKFVSDYEVFFTNKMNMGYNTGTILFFILLFVSLTLFIVYTVTKKEKHYKIAFYTFIAFAALAVFAAPSKGGMFTRLITLGAFAYFINKYKEKTVSLNAIFLSFATLLIGYSTFFILVIRSQANTPMDENDPENATNMLSYLLREQYGDFPLVYGQYYNAPTLPRSEFGSGDPLYAKDEKAGKYKIIDDRKNSIPKYDPAFCTIFPRMYSSQSHHESAYKYWGNVAEHHKTKVVEDRNEGTTTVEIPTFAANLNYFFAYQFNFMYWRYFMWNFAGRQNDVQGLMRNTMEGNWISGISSFDNSRLDTDTSQVIYRDKNNFAHNEFYFLPFLLGLLGIWFHFKKNKQQAWVVLCFFLLTGLAIVVYLNQTPYQPRERDYAYVGSFYAFAIWIGLGVMFLFDLFSKKMAGKGAAIGATVLSLVVPGIMAKEGWNDHDRSLRTLSRDVAINYLQSCAPNAILFTNGDNDTFPLWYAQEVEGIRTDVRVVNLSLLQTDWYINQMRRAAYESAPVPFTIPAEKYQASLREVVYFTGQDPKAMDLKDAIAFVESDDPNNKVDNGGGDLFDVLHTKKFYLHVDSLQVMKNKVINVSDTNRMVKQIRFDLGGRGYITKNDLMVLDLVAHNDWTRPIYFAVTTGDEAYVGLKRFFQLEGLTYRFVPIEQTEDEEAQGGRVNTEVMYDNIMNKFLWGGMNKVGVNLDENCIRMVGNLRMQMGVLAGALINEGKNKKAKDVLDKCLEVMPDEAVPYDATLFTICAAYYQINETKKANELARKLFDICEGDLKIYNSQKANHRIAFGREINQAKEVLRRLTGITQQFKQEDLSKEFMDRITKIIPAEELMPQREEANP, encoded by the coding sequence ATGACAAAACCTTTTATTAAACTAAACAATATCATCGGATGGATTGTTTGGGCCATTGCTACTTTTACGTATTGCAGCACCATTGAACCTACAGCCAGTTTTTGGGATTGTGGCGAATACATTGCCTGCGCCTATAAATTAGAAGTGGGACATCCACCAGGAGCTCCATTTTTTTTATTAATTGGCCGTTTTTTTAGTCTTTTAGGGGGGAACGATCCTGCGCATGCCGGCATGATGATTAATATTATGAGTGCTCTTAGCAGCTCTTTTACCATTCTGTTTTTATTCTGGACCATCACACGAATCGGCATTCGGGCCATAGGCAATAAAGTAAGCGAATTGGCCCAACCGCAACAATGGGCCGTATTAGGGGCCGCCACAATTGGCGCATTAGCTTATACTTTTTCTGATTCTTTTTGGTTTTCAGCCGTGGAGGGTGAGGTTTACGCCATGTCTTCTTTTTTTACAGCCGTAGTTTTTTGGGCTATTTTAAAGTGGGATGAAGAAGATAGCGAAAATCCGGTTGGCGCATTACGCTGGCTGGTACTGATTAGTTTTTTAATCGGCATGTCCATTGGGGTTCACTTATTAAATTTATTGGTTATTCCGGCCATCGGATTTGTCATCTATTTCAAAAAATACAAGTTCAGCTGGAAAGGATTTTTTATTGCAGGAATTTCATCCGTTTTTATTTTAGGCCTGGTTCAAAACTTAATCATTCCTAAAATTGTAAAGTTTGTAAGTGATTACGAGGTGTTTTTTACCAATAAAATGAATATGGGGTATAACACCGGAACCATTTTGTTTTTCATTCTGCTATTTGTTAGCCTTACCTTATTCATAGTTTACACCGTAACTAAAAAAGAAAAACATTACAAAATTGCTTTTTACACCTTTATCGCTTTTGCTGCCCTGGCCGTATTTGCGGCACCAAGTAAAGGCGGCATGTTTACCCGTTTGATTACTTTGGGTGCATTTGCCTACTTTATTAATAAATACAAAGAGAAAACCGTTAGTTTAAATGCTATTTTCCTAAGTTTCGCTACGCTTTTAATTGGATACTCTACTTTTTTCATCTTAGTAATACGTTCTCAAGCCAATACACCCATGGATGAAAACGATCCGGAAAATGCAACCAACATGCTTTCCTATTTGTTACGTGAGCAGTATGGTGATTTCCCTTTAGTGTATGGTCAATATTACAACGCTCCTACCCTTCCGCGTAGCGAATTTGGAAGTGGAGATCCTCTTTATGCTAAAGATGAAAAAGCAGGTAAATACAAAATAATTGATGATAGAAAAAATTCTATTCCCAAATACGATCCTGCATTTTGCACTATTTTCCCGCGTATGTATAGCAGCCAATCACATCACGAGTCAGCTTACAAGTATTGGGGCAATGTGGCTGAACACCATAAAACAAAAGTAGTGGAAGATAGAAATGAAGGAACTACCACCGTGGAAATCCCAACCTTTGCAGCCAACTTAAATTATTTCTTTGCTTACCAATTCAATTTTATGTATTGGCGTTATTTCATGTGGAATTTTGCCGGTCGCCAAAATGATGTGCAAGGCTTAATGCGTAATACCATGGAAGGAAACTGGATTTCCGGAATTTCTTCATTCGATAATTCCAGATTAGATACCGATACTTCGCAAGTTATTTACCGCGATAAAAATAATTTCGCACATAATGAATTTTATTTCCTCCCATTCCTTTTAGGTTTATTAGGTATTTGGTTTCACTTTAAAAAGAATAAGCAACAAGCTTGGGTAGTTTTATGTTTTTTCCTTTTAACCGGATTGGCTATTGTGGTATATCTTAATCAAACGCCTTATCAACCTCGTGAACGTGATTATGCTTATGTCGGAAGTTTTTATGCATTCGCCATTTGGATAGGACTTGGCGTTATGTTTTTATTTGATTTGTTCAGTAAAAAAATGGCGGGCAAAGGCGCTGCTATTGGAGCTACTGTATTAAGTTTAGTAGTTCCCGGCATTATGGCGAAAGAAGGATGGAATGATCACGATCGTTCTTTAAGAACTTTATCCCGTGATGTGGCCATTAATTATTTACAAAGTTGTGCGCCCAATGCAATATTATTTACAAACGGAGATAATGATACATTCCCGCTTTGGTATGCGCAGGAAGTGGAAGGTATACGTACCGACGTGCGCGTTGTAAATTTAAGTTTATTGCAAACCGACTGGTATATTAATCAAATGCGCCGCGCTGCTTACGAAAGTGCACCGGTACCATTTACCATCCCCGCCGAAAAATATCAAGCCAGTTTACGCGAAGTGGTTTACTTCACCGGCCAAGACCCTAAAGCCATGGATCTGAAAGATGCTATTGCTTTTGTTGAAAGTGATGACCCGAATAATAAAGTGGATAATGGTGGCGGAGATTTATTTGATGTTTTACACACCAAAAAGTTTTATCTCCATGTAGATAGTTTGCAGGTGATGAAAAATAAAGTAATAAATGTAAGTGATACCAACCGAATGGTTAAACAAATTCGATTTGATTTGGGCGGAAGAGGTTACATCACTAAAAATGATTTAATGGTATTGGATTTGGTTGCGCATAACGATTGGACCCGTCCGATTTATTTCGCGGTAACCACCGGTGATGAAGCCTATGTGGGTTTAAAACGTTTCTTCCAATTGGAAGGATTAACTTATCGCTTTGTGCCTATTGAGCAAACGGAAGATGAAGAAGCGCAAGGCGGAAGAGTGAACACCGAAGTGATGTATGATAATATCATGAATAAATTCCTTTGGGGCGGCATGAATAAAGTGGGCGTGAATTTAGATGAAAACTGTATCCGAATGGTAGGGAATTTAAGAATGCAAATGGGTGTTTTGGCCGGAGCATTAATTAACGAGGGCAAAAATAAAAAAGCAAAAGATGTGTTGGATAAATGCTTGGAAGTTATGCCGGATGAAGCCGTTCCTTATGACGCTACTTTGTTTACCATTTGTGCGGCCTATTATCAAATCAATGAAACCAAAAAGGCCAATGAACTGGCCCGTAAATTATTTGATATTTGCGAAGGAGATTTAAAGATTTATAATTCGCAAAAAGCCAATCATCGTATTGCCTTCGGTAGAGAAATCAATCAAGCGAAGGAAGTATTGAGAAGATTAACGGGTATTACCCAGCAATTCAAGCAAGAAGATTTGAGTAAGGAATTTATGGACCGAATTACAAAAATAATTCCGGCTGAAGAATTAATGCCTCAAAGAGAAGAAGCAAATCCGTAA
- the hppD gene encoding 4-hydroxyphenylpyruvate dioxygenase, producing the protein MAKEVKNVEYGLEKIFEGAQDFLPLLGTDYVEFYVGNAKQAAHYYKTAFGFQSHAYAGLETGLKDRTSYVLKQDKIRLVLTTALKSDSPIGEHVKKHGDGVKVIALWVEDAKKAFEETTKRGAKPFMQPTVEKDENGEVIRAGVYTYGETVHMFVERKNYKGSFLPGFVEWKSDYNPSPIGLKFIDHMVGNVGWGEMNTWVKWYEDVMGFVNFLSFDDKQIHTEYSALMSKVMSNGNGRIKFPINEPAKGKKKSQIEEYIEFYEGPGVQHLALATDDIIKTVSELRARGVEFLPPPPQAYYDEIPKRLGVHREMMKEDIKELQKLSILVDADEEGYLLQIFTKPQEDRPTLFYEIIQRMGAKGFGAGNFKALFESIEREQAKRGTL; encoded by the coding sequence ATGGCTAAAGAAGTAAAAAATGTAGAATACGGACTTGAAAAAATTTTTGAAGGCGCACAAGATTTCCTTCCCTTATTAGGAACTGATTATGTTGAATTTTATGTAGGCAATGCCAAACAAGCCGCGCATTATTATAAAACAGCATTTGGTTTTCAATCGCATGCGTATGCCGGATTAGAAACCGGATTAAAAGACAGAACATCCTATGTATTAAAACAAGATAAAATTCGATTAGTTTTAACTACCGCATTAAAAAGTGATTCTCCAATTGGAGAACACGTAAAAAAACACGGCGACGGAGTAAAAGTAATTGCGCTTTGGGTAGAAGATGCTAAAAAAGCATTTGAAGAAACAACCAAAAGAGGAGCTAAACCATTTATGCAACCTACGGTGGAGAAGGACGAAAACGGAGAAGTAATAAGAGCCGGCGTGTATACCTATGGAGAAACGGTGCATATGTTTGTAGAACGAAAAAATTACAAAGGCAGTTTTCTTCCCGGTTTTGTAGAATGGAAAAGTGATTATAATCCGAGTCCGATTGGTTTAAAATTTATTGACCACATGGTAGGTAATGTTGGATGGGGAGAAATGAATACCTGGGTGAAATGGTATGAAGACGTGATGGGCTTTGTAAACTTTTTATCATTTGATGATAAGCAGATTCACACTGAATATTCCGCACTCATGAGCAAGGTAATGAGTAATGGAAACGGCAGAATAAAATTCCCGATTAACGAACCGGCCAAAGGAAAAAAGAAATCGCAAATTGAAGAATACATTGAATTTTACGAAGGGCCCGGCGTACAACATTTGGCATTGGCAACCGATGATATTATCAAAACAGTTTCTGAGTTAAGAGCCAGAGGTGTAGAATTTTTACCTCCTCCCCCACAGGCTTATTACGATGAAATTCCAAAACGTTTAGGCGTACATCGCGAAATGATGAAAGAAGATATTAAGGAGCTTCAGAAACTTTCTATATTAGTTGATGCTGATGAAGAAGGCTATTTATTGCAAATATTCACCAAACCTCAGGAAGATCGTCCCACTCTTTTTTATGAAATAATTCAGCGCATGGGCGCTAAAGGTTTTGGCGCCGGAAATTTCAAAGCCTTATTTGAAAGCATTGAAAGAGAACAGGCCAAAAGAGGAACATTGTAA
- the rimO gene encoding 30S ribosomal protein S12 methylthiotransferase RimO, whose translation MKTKTTAKNKINVVTLGCSKNLVDSEVLMGQLKANKFDVEHEGEGEHNIVIINTCGFVENAKQESIDTILKYVEAKKEGHIEKVYVTGCLSERYKKDLEKEIPLVDAYFGTRELPRMLKTLKADYKHELVGERLLTTPNHYAYFKVSEGCDRPCSFCAIPLMRGKHISVEKEELVNRAKKLAANGTKELLLIAQDLTYYGLDIYKKRELADLVSRLSDVNGIDWIRLHYAFPGGFPLDVLDVMRERNNVCNYLDIPLQHISNNMLQSMRRGTTKEKTIELIKTIRDKVPGIAIRTTLIAGYPGETEKDHAEMLKWVEETKFDRLGIFTYSHEENTHAFNLKDDVNEKTKKKRADAVMQIQQEISFNLNKNKIGKEFRVLFDRKENNYFIGRTEFDSPEVDNEVLVKADDHTYVRIGDFAQVKITDSSDFDLYGELI comes from the coding sequence ATGAAAACCAAAACAACTGCAAAAAATAAAATTAATGTGGTAACACTGGGATGCAGTAAAAACCTGGTAGATAGTGAAGTTTTAATGGGACAATTGAAGGCCAATAAGTTTGATGTGGAACATGAAGGCGAGGGCGAACATAATATCGTTATTATTAATACCTGCGGATTTGTTGAAAACGCCAAACAGGAAAGTATTGATACCATTTTAAAATATGTGGAAGCAAAAAAAGAAGGGCATATTGAAAAGGTGTACGTAACCGGTTGTTTGAGCGAGCGCTATAAAAAAGATTTGGAAAAAGAAATTCCATTGGTGGATGCTTATTTCGGAACCAGAGAACTTCCGCGCATGCTCAAAACTTTAAAAGCCGATTATAAACACGAACTGGTGGGCGAAAGATTATTAACTACGCCCAATCATTATGCTTATTTTAAAGTGAGTGAGGGTTGCGATCGTCCTTGCAGTTTTTGCGCCATTCCATTAATGCGAGGAAAACATATTTCAGTTGAAAAAGAGGAGCTGGTGAATCGCGCTAAAAAACTAGCCGCTAACGGCACCAAAGAATTGCTTTTGATTGCGCAGGATTTAACCTATTACGGTTTGGATATTTATAAAAAAAGAGAGTTGGCTGATTTAGTGAGCAGGTTAAGTGATGTTAATGGTATTGATTGGATACGCCTGCATTATGCTTTTCCCGGCGGTTTTCCTTTGGACGTTTTAGACGTGATGCGCGAACGAAACAATGTTTGCAATTATTTGGATATTCCCCTACAACACATCAGCAATAACATGCTGCAAAGTATGCGAAGGGGCACAACCAAAGAAAAAACCATTGAATTAATTAAAACCATTCGAGATAAGGTACCCGGCATTGCCATTAGAACTACTTTAATTGCGGGTTATCCCGGAGAAACAGAAAAAGACCATGCCGAAATGTTGAAATGGGTGGAAGAAACCAAATTCGATAGACTAGGAATTTTCACCTATTCGCATGAAGAAAATACACACGCATTTAATTTAAAAGATGATGTGAACGAAAAAACAAAGAAAAAAAGAGCGGATGCGGTTATGCAAATTCAGCAGGAAATTTCTTTCAACCTGAACAAAAATAAAATCGGAAAAGAATTCCGCGTTTTATTTGACCGTAAAGAAAATAATTACTTTATTGGAAGAACGGAGTTTGATAGTCCGGAAGTGGATAATGAAGTGCTGGTAAAAGCAGATGATCATACCTACGTACGAATTGGCGACTTTGCCCAAGTAAAAATAACCGATAGCAGCGACTTTGATTTATACGGCGAGTTGATTTAA
- a CDS encoding T9SS type A sorting domain-containing protein has protein sequence MVKLKLRHPSIIVQLGLFFSFCLLTLIGIGQNDLENHKKYWYYKSRLNNDFILVGNTPTNQNNNAGHGESMPFNERIPSSIAPWDSLVPDLKSGDEAARLGIYLSVLSTEYRLLKNNNANNKQIDAINRVKHEIFCALNAINRIDYYAEEQLWPNATPNLNGFFIRGDHPKDFVINNYEHFNYRNKGTHINVQGIYSPNLLYNGVPVDINLPPQLDSGFTQTSPIGITKSGGTYPDEVSEESQDQAYYLLMGLALTAKLVDQPETDGNNVFGYGSQETSLSVEAGKIADRIIKHIKSDPLWKIKNPNTGNDVSIGENAIAYAYPLDNLGCFINYQTDMPNWYIPYVSIPGAYPLNNCTDYRNLYSSSPYAFASWQVLSEQGGSPPVDAQGFFQILAGLSNSVYKDITVIDLNVQQQIAEINQLIINATQNAQQQIQNILGNLPNIVPNWLQALTQLAINAINTALNVFVLANQALINTLITYLNVNIKINNTDQALLYNSLYNPVTYFNKCLYPPIIINNEEVNTPITHYGSELYFGTYLRDILHGYNFSLPNNFQFLNNPPALAHNTIKSTVEGILNTAPCEGNYNKYPSSYPSAAFWGASNFLDRPDRLWNKTTCPEFLGEYSGTDYMLLHNLYYLTEGTDFPIEDYIDRKAVTNYPNGNSFIVPNKKTFGSFEKIHAYNTIASNGAAEYRSGKEIALLPSGSGGFSASNGSDFNAIIRFYPCSGYSENMNKGSLPSDDFSSNSNENVQTSYVKGDTINRNFTSFKEKFNPQLDSINFIYNNIMEKINTYKNIEIYPNPNSGKFWIDIHQNTDEHFDITISDVIGNIVYSEKYLTGVLELPVDLTLLSKGIYLVNIRYSSGLTDARRVSVN, from the coding sequence ATGGTTAAGTTAAAATTAAGACATCCGAGTATTATAGTTCAATTAGGTTTGTTCTTTAGTTTTTGTTTACTAACATTAATTGGCATTGGTCAAAATGACTTGGAAAACCATAAAAAATATTGGTATTATAAAAGTCGTTTAAACAATGATTTTATTCTTGTTGGAAATACACCAACTAATCAAAATAACAATGCAGGGCATGGTGAGAGCATGCCTTTTAATGAAAGAATTCCATCTTCGATCGCACCTTGGGATAGTTTAGTTCCAGATCTTAAGTCTGGCGACGAAGCAGCTAGACTTGGAATATATCTTTCGGTTTTAAGTACGGAATACAGGTTATTAAAAAACAATAATGCAAATAATAAACAAATAGATGCCATTAATCGTGTAAAGCATGAGATTTTTTGCGCGCTAAATGCAATAAATCGCATCGACTACTATGCGGAAGAGCAGTTATGGCCCAATGCAACACCCAATCTTAACGGTTTTTTTATTCGTGGTGATCATCCAAAAGATTTTGTTATTAATAACTATGAGCATTTCAACTACAGAAATAAAGGAACCCACATTAATGTTCAAGGAATTTATTCTCCTAATTTATTATATAACGGCGTGCCCGTTGATATAAATTTACCACCTCAATTAGATAGTGGATTTACTCAAACCTCTCCTATAGGTATAACAAAGAGTGGTGGCACGTATCCTGATGAAGTTTCTGAAGAAAGCCAAGATCAGGCTTACTATTTATTAATGGGTCTTGCTTTAACTGCTAAATTAGTTGATCAGCCAGAAACGGATGGAAATAATGTGTTTGGATATGGAAGTCAGGAAACAAGCCTTTCAGTAGAAGCAGGAAAAATTGCTGATAGAATAATAAAACACATTAAATCGGACCCATTATGGAAAATTAAAAACCCTAATACAGGTAATGATGTATCAATTGGTGAAAATGCAATTGCGTACGCTTACCCTTTGGATAATTTAGGTTGCTTTATAAATTATCAAACTGATATGCCCAACTGGTATATCCCATATGTTTCAATACCTGGGGCGTATCCATTAAATAACTGTACTGATTATAGAAATCTTTATTCTTCGTCTCCATATGCGTTTGCGAGTTGGCAAGTGTTATCAGAACAAGGCGGTAGCCCTCCCGTTGATGCTCAAGGGTTCTTTCAGATATTGGCAGGATTAAGCAATAGTGTATATAAAGATATCACTGTAATTGACTTAAATGTTCAGCAACAAATAGCTGAAATAAACCAATTAATTATTAACGCTACACAAAATGCACAACAACAAATTCAAAACATTCTTGGTAATTTACCTAACATTGTCCCGAATTGGTTACAAGCATTAACTCAATTAGCTATTAATGCCATAAACACTGCTCTTAATGTATTTGTTTTAGCTAATCAAGCTTTAATTAATACTTTAATTACGTATCTAAATGTGAATATAAAAATTAATAATACCGATCAGGCTTTATTATATAACAGTTTGTATAATCCTGTTACATACTTTAATAAATGTTTATATCCACCAATAATTATCAATAATGAAGAAGTGAATACTCCAATAACTCATTACGGTTCTGAACTTTATTTTGGCACTTATTTAAGAGATATTCTTCACGGTTATAACTTTAGTTTGCCAAATAATTTTCAATTTCTAAATAATCCTCCGGCCTTGGCTCATAACACAATTAAAAGCACAGTTGAAGGCATATTAAATACGGCACCATGTGAAGGAAATTACAATAAATACCCTTCTTCTTATCCATCTGCCGCTTTTTGGGGGGCATCAAATTTTTTAGATCGCCCCGATCGCCTTTGGAATAAAACGACTTGCCCTGAATTTTTAGGAGAATATTCAGGAACGGATTACATGTTACTTCATAATTTGTATTATTTGACGGAAGGTACTGATTTTCCAATAGAAGATTACATCGATAGAAAAGCTGTAACAAATTATCCGAATGGTAATTCATTTATTGTACCAAATAAAAAAACTTTTGGTTCATTTGAAAAAATCCATGCTTATAATACAATTGCTTCAAATGGAGCTGCCGAATATAGATCAGGGAAAGAAATTGCCTTGTTGCCTTCGGGCAGCGGAGGTTTTTCAGCTTCAAATGGATCAGATTTTAATGCAATTATAAGGTTTTATCCATGCAGCGGATATTCTGAAAACATGAATAAAGGAAGTTTGCCAAGCGATGACTTTTCGAGTAATTCAAATGAAAATGTTCAAACTTCATATGTTAAAGGCGATACGATTAATAGAAACTTTACCTCGTTCAAAGAAAAATTTAATCCACAGTTAGACTCCATCAACTTTATTTATAATAATATTATGGAAAAAATTAATACTTATAAGAATATTGAAATCTATCCTAATCCAAATTCAGGAAAATTTTGGATTGATATTCACCAAAACACGGATGAACATTTTGACATAACCATAAGCGACGTAATTGGCAATATTGTTTATTCTGAAAAGTATTTAACGGGGGTTCTTGAATTGCCTGTTGATTTAACATTACTTTCAAAAGGAATTTATTTGGTGAATATTCGGTATTCTTCAGGACTTACTGATGCCAGAAGGGTCAGCGTAAATTAA
- a CDS encoding cation transporter → MFNAIKIFLFSTLLFAACGTPSNAVLERSLHVYGNNEMCKATIEKAALVDGVVEANWDINSKLLTVKLDTNVTTVKRILKSVASAGYDNEEYIGNDYAYQKLPEACHYERKEN, encoded by the coding sequence ATGTTTAACGCTATTAAAATATTTTTATTTTCTACCCTGCTTTTTGCAGCCTGCGGAACTCCTTCCAATGCTGTTTTAGAGCGCTCATTACACGTATATGGAAATAATGAAATGTGCAAAGCTACTATCGAAAAAGCTGCTTTAGTAGATGGTGTGGTAGAAGCGAATTGGGACATAAACTCCAAACTTTTAACCGTTAAGCTGGATACCAATGTTACTACGGTAAAGCGCATCCTTAAATCTGTGGCCTCCGCCGGTTATGATAATGAAGAATACATTGGCAATGATTACGCTTATCAAAAATTACCGGAAGCCTGCCATTACGAAAGAAAAGAAAATTAA
- a CDS encoding class I SAM-dependent RNA methyltransferase produces METLKYDFTKTGDFEIKVTTFFGLEEILADELRKLGGKEVEIFKRGASVVGDLGFLYKLNLNLHSGLKVLVPLTGFSANSEQELYDNIKLIPWEKFISVTDRIMIESVLNSDIFSHSLFVSQKVKDAIADRFRETAGRRPDVDLVHPTFKLYVHVFKNQVSLSLDSSGDPLYKRGYRADINEAPMKEVLAAGLVKLSGWEPHQLLIDGMCGAGTIAIEAALWANHIPPGYYRNNFVFMRWQNFDEKLYDVVYESSINKIKNNPVEIIANEIEESTFKKAKGNVKNAQVEDSVTCTHQSFFDITTERKGGVIILNPPYNERMPVEETEKLYKEIGDKLKKDFKNFTAWIITSAPEGVKSVGLRPSRRIQLYNGSLDCRYLKYELYEGTKKIHKLK; encoded by the coding sequence ATGGAAACGCTTAAATACGATTTTACGAAAACAGGAGATTTTGAAATTAAAGTCACCACCTTTTTTGGATTAGAAGAAATTCTTGCAGATGAATTGCGCAAGTTAGGCGGAAAAGAAGTAGAAATTTTTAAGAGAGGAGCTTCAGTTGTAGGTGATTTAGGATTCTTATATAAACTCAATTTAAATTTACATTCCGGTTTAAAAGTATTGGTGCCTTTAACCGGATTTAGCGCCAATAGCGAACAGGAATTATATGATAACATCAAGTTAATTCCCTGGGAAAAATTCATTTCGGTTACCGATCGCATCATGATTGAAAGTGTTTTAAATTCCGATATTTTCTCACACAGTTTATTTGTTTCTCAAAAGGTAAAGGATGCCATAGCTGATCGATTCCGGGAAACGGCTGGTCGTCGCCCGGATGTGGATTTAGTTCATCCCACCTTTAAATTATATGTTCATGTTTTTAAAAATCAGGTTAGCTTAAGTCTGGATAGTAGTGGAGATCCCTTATACAAAAGAGGGTACAGAGCTGATATTAATGAAGCACCTATGAAAGAAGTTTTGGCGGCGGGATTAGTGAAGCTAAGTGGGTGGGAACCGCATCAACTTTTAATTGACGGTATGTGCGGAGCAGGAACCATTGCCATTGAAGCGGCTTTATGGGCAAATCATATTCCTCCGGGATACTATCGCAATAATTTTGTGTTTATGCGCTGGCAGAATTTTGATGAAAAATTGTACGATGTAGTTTACGAAAGCAGCATTAATAAAATAAAAAACAATCCGGTTGAGATTATCGCCAACGAAATAGAGGAAAGTACTTTTAAAAAGGCCAAAGGTAATGTGAAAAATGCGCAAGTAGAAGATTCGGTGACCTGTACCCATCAATCCTTTTTTGATATTACAACTGAAAGAAAAGGAGGAGTAATAATTTTAAATCCGCCCTATAACGAGCGTATGCCGGTGGAGGAAACCGAAAAATTGTACAAGGAGATAGGTGACAAACTGAAAAAAGATTTCAAAAACTTTACGGCCTGGATTATTACCTCCGCACCCGAAGGCGTAAAAAGTGTAGGGTTACGACCAAGCCGAAGAATACAATTATATAACGGTTCATTAGATTGTCGCTATTTAAAATACGAATTGTATGAGGGGACGAAAAAGATTCATAAGTTGAAATAG
- a CDS encoding polysaccharide deacetylase family protein, whose product MQPKAFLKKIYKGAIWDVKTEQKEIYLSFDDGPVPIITDWVLDELKKYQAKATFFCVGNNILKYPKIYERILAEGHTVGNHTMHHVKGFKLSQADYLKEIEACHALIKNPLFRPPYGQLKPSQFKMLKNKGYKVVFWDVISYDYEQINAQKCLQNAINNTVKGSIVLFHDSVKAEKNLRYVLPLYLKHFANLQFSFKSLNHV is encoded by the coding sequence ATACAGCCCAAAGCCTTTTTAAAAAAAATATATAAAGGGGCCATTTGGGATGTAAAAACCGAACAAAAAGAAATTTATCTCAGCTTTGATGATGGTCCGGTGCCCATTATTACCGATTGGGTATTGGATGAACTGAAAAAATATCAAGCCAAGGCCACTTTTTTCTGCGTAGGAAACAATATTCTAAAATACCCAAAAATCTATGAGCGTATTTTAGCCGAAGGGCATACCGTAGGCAATCATACCATGCACCATGTTAAGGGTTTTAAACTTTCTCAAGCCGATTATTTAAAAGAAATTGAAGCCTGTCATGCTTTAATAAAAAATCCCTTATTTCGCCCTCCCTATGGTCAATTAAAGCCGTCTCAATTTAAAATGCTCAAAAATAAAGGTTATAAAGTGGTGTTTTGGGATGTAATTTCATACGATTATGAGCAAATTAATGCGCAAAAATGCCTTCAAAACGCTATAAATAACACAGTTAAGGGCAGTATCGTACTTTTTCACGATAGTGTAAAAGCTGAGAAAAATTTAAGGTATGTATTGCCTCTATATCTAAAACATTTTGCAAATTTGCAGTTCAGCTTTAAAAGCCTGAATCATGTTTAA